From a region of the Methanoculleus receptaculi genome:
- a CDS encoding minichromosome maintenance protein MCM: protein MAEEINVEVTDNVGEWTKFLKKQYRREIAEISREYPHRRSLVIDYRKILNNRLAFELLRSPGKVIGDIRDAIVQNKLLKLKDGQEPDLLNIRFTNLPQKTSIRDIRADQINTLVSTEGIIRKTTEVRPRIVSAVFRCRSCNNLTDPIPQGYGRFDEPEFCPRCERKTRLDLVINRCRFVDAQKLRIQESPEGLRGGEQPQTLDIDVVDDLTGLVAPGDRVVVNGILRSVQRINYGQKSTLFDIYLEGNSIEVAEKEFEEVSITEEDEARIMALARDPMVYRKIVRSIAPTIYGSDDVKEAIALQLFGGIPKEMPDGSRLRGDIHVLLVGDPGIAKSQILRYVAKLSPRGIYASGKSSTSAGLTATAVKDEFGDGRWTLEAGALVLADMGVAAVDEMDKMAKEDRSALHEAMEQQSVSVAKAGITATLKCRCALLGAANPKLGRFDQFIPIAEQINMPPSLLSRFDLIFVMTDQPEAERDAAIAQHIIGTHAVGELIKQHEHEPLPGVDDEYIRRALEPVTPDIDPVLLRKYIAYAKRTCFPILSDGAKEALIGYYMRLRNLASGDKPVPVTARQLEALVRLAEASARMRLSNTIDTEDTDRILKIVDACLRQVAYDAESGSFDIDKVVTGVTKSQRDIIRSIKETIRTLSGESGGQARVEEVIDVLVQQGFARDKIEYTLDHLKRGGEVLEPRRGLIKLIG, encoded by the coding sequence GTGGCCGAGGAGATAAACGTCGAGGTCACCGATAACGTCGGTGAGTGGACGAAGTTCTTAAAGAAGCAGTATCGCCGGGAGATTGCCGAGATATCGCGCGAGTACCCCCACCGGCGTTCGCTTGTCATCGATTACCGCAAGATCCTTAACAACCGGCTCGCTTTTGAACTCCTGCGCAGCCCGGGAAAGGTTATCGGGGATATACGGGACGCGATCGTCCAGAACAAACTGCTCAAACTCAAGGACGGCCAGGAACCCGACCTCCTCAACATCCGGTTCACGAACCTGCCGCAGAAGACCAGCATAAGGGACATCCGGGCCGACCAGATCAACACACTCGTCAGTACCGAGGGGATCATCAGAAAGACGACGGAGGTGCGTCCCCGGATCGTCAGCGCTGTATTCCGGTGCCGTTCCTGCAACAACCTGACGGATCCGATCCCGCAGGGTTACGGCCGGTTTGATGAACCCGAGTTCTGCCCGAGATGCGAGCGCAAGACGCGACTCGATCTTGTCATCAACCGATGCCGGTTTGTCGACGCCCAGAAACTCAGGATCCAGGAGTCGCCGGAAGGGCTCCGCGGGGGCGAGCAGCCCCAGACGCTCGATATCGACGTCGTCGACGACCTCACCGGGCTGGTCGCGCCGGGCGACCGGGTGGTTGTGAACGGCATCCTGCGGTCGGTGCAGCGGATCAACTACGGCCAGAAGAGCACCCTCTTTGACATCTACCTGGAGGGCAACTCCATCGAGGTTGCCGAGAAGGAGTTTGAGGAGGTTTCGATCACCGAGGAGGACGAGGCGAGGATCATGGCCCTCGCCCGCGACCCGATGGTCTACAGGAAGATTGTGCGCTCGATTGCGCCGACCATCTATGGCTCAGACGATGTGAAGGAGGCTATCGCCCTCCAGCTCTTCGGCGGTATACCAAAGGAGATGCCGGACGGCTCCCGTCTCCGCGGCGATATCCATGTCCTGCTGGTTGGGGATCCGGGTATCGCGAAGAGCCAGATACTGCGATACGTTGCGAAACTCTCGCCCCGCGGGATCTACGCGAGCGGGAAGTCGTCGACGTCTGCAGGGCTTACGGCAACGGCGGTGAAGGACGAGTTCGGCGACGGCCGCTGGACGCTGGAGGCGGGTGCGCTGGTTCTCGCGGATATGGGGGTCGCGGCAGTCGATGAGATGGACAAGATGGCAAAGGAGGACCGGAGCGCGCTGCACGAGGCTATGGAGCAGCAATCCGTCTCGGTTGCCAAAGCCGGGATCACAGCGACCCTGAAATGCCGGTGCGCGCTCCTCGGCGCTGCAAACCCGAAACTCGGCCGGTTTGACCAGTTCATCCCTATCGCCGAGCAGATCAACATGCCGCCATCGCTCCTCTCACGGTTTGACCTGATCTTTGTCATGACGGATCAGCCGGAGGCCGAACGGGATGCGGCGATCGCCCAGCACATCATCGGGACGCATGCCGTGGGCGAACTGATCAAGCAGCACGAGCACGAACCCCTGCCGGGCGTTGATGACGAGTATATCCGGCGGGCGCTTGAACCGGTCACACCGGATATCGATCCGGTGCTGCTGCGCAAGTACATCGCCTATGCTAAGAGGACGTGCTTCCCCATACTATCCGATGGGGCGAAGGAGGCGCTGATTGGATACTACATGCGTCTGCGCAACCTTGCCAGCGGGGACAAGCCTGTCCCGGTCACCGCCAGGCAGCTCGAGGCGCTGGTGCGGCTTGCGGAGGCGAGCGCCAGGATGCGTCTCTCAAACACCATCGATACGGAGGACACTGACCGGATCCTCAAGATCGTGGACGCCTGTCTGCGGCAGGTCGCATACGATGCGGAGAGCGGGAGTTTTGATATCGACAAGGTTGTGACGGGGGTCACAAAGTCGCAGCGCGACATCATCCGGTCTATAAAGGAGACCATCCGGACCCTCTCCGGCGAGTCCGGCGGCCAGGCGAGGGTCGAGGAGGTCATCGACGTCCTGGTCCAGCAGGGGTTTGCCCGCGACAAGATCGAGTATACCCTGGACCACCTGAAGCGGGGCGGCGAGGTGCTCGAGCCCCGGCGCGGGCTTATCAAGCTGATCGGGTAG
- a CDS encoding HEAT repeat domain-containing protein has protein sequence MHTDAREGSPDIPLTDPLPAAPRMTGGMMKPAAASEPWPERRCASPLFTQTLLCAIATAAFLLLIYTAAADGIPATGGPVFPAVCLPGLLRSGRPSRLKRWLKRGQKESENEEEKPHPPATAPPGAETEPYPADSLFPGEIEIEWPREDLEESKPPTEVTPVEGEASPEDLSIESSNISIADEPPSASRSESLSDDDLIRMLGFEEGDLGPALDELEPAGIGLQDDRPVESLIEDLMSDDGMVRRRAVDAIAERGADAVDPLIHALAQADKARRWCIADALAMVGEDAIPALIAALGDDEAQIGAATTLVRMGGPAVPPLIQALADDDEEVRFGARYALREIGDEALPSLIEALDAPERRIRNTAAAILRDLGWTPPDTAASIRCLIAEEAWLDLAAYGETAIEPLIQILRSRDKGLWWNAARTLGEIGEAAIAPLIDLMQQADDEVRPLAAMAIAEIGAAGIDPLIRMLENPDLRSTAAEALVQIGEPAAEACIQSLNTADGETESVLREILCAIGDPAIPGLIQALIAGPQRLRSRVADILGEMGWEPWNDTERACYLISREEWTEVALMGSAAVEPLIRALNDDDGRVRREAAATLGEIGDPAAVGPLVASLADKSVAPAAAEALAAIGEPAASPVLALLKEGGSETAMESAVEVLGRLGEPAAVPHLIEFLRRGSDRLHRKAIDALVGIGEPAVDAIIPLLAEEREAQAGAMAALAGIGGPAIPALVKALENENSAVRLGAAGVLERLGWKPADPEEEIAWLIALQRWQEAAEAGGTAINHLAARLGDPDAAVQTSVMEVLVEIGAPAAPQLVSLLGEERLREPAEDALVRIGGSAVDTLIEALHRPQIRRTAAGVLVRIGEPATGALIQALADPDTGDTVAAILEAIGEPAIDALIAALGHENACVRERALGVLAALGESAAPGLIGALDHPGEVIRLGAIDALTRIGKPITPLLTESLNDERYMVRLGAAEVLDRVGWEPETEEETIRYLIAKEQWASVAAIGASAVEPLIGMLNDADSGVQRGAGHALGVIGAPAVMRLIRELRTEQEAAQRKAIEALKMIGEPAVMPLIEAFQDSDWRIRLGAARALVGIGSPAVEPLIRALRTAPLPIRLGAAATLGKIGNPAAIEPLIDALLLDDPRLLRVVVRALGLMGEPAVLPLLRVLSEGDEASRKSAVEALVMIGEPAARILPAALTDTHFRVRAGVADALDRLGWSPAGGEETVVYLIAKERWGDLARMGAAAVEPLITILEDRDDSIRRRAAMTLGEIGDPRAVRGLITLLHDDYYSVRREAASALIAIGAPAMEGVIAALEDEDGDVRKRAADILAEIGDGRAIAPLEARLDDEDWYARKAAEDALARIRERGG, from the coding sequence ATGCACACCGACGCCCGGGAAGGATCCCCGGATATCCCGCTCACCGACCCCCTGCCAGCCGCCCCCCGGATGACAGGGGGGATGATGAAGCCCGCAGCGGCCAGCGAACCGTGGCCGGAGAGGCGGTGTGCATCCCCGCTCTTCACTCAAACCCTGTTATGCGCAATCGCAACAGCCGCATTCCTCCTCCTTATATACACCGCCGCTGCAGACGGCATCCCCGCGACGGGCGGGCCTGTATTTCCGGCAGTCTGCCTGCCGGGTCTCCTCAGGTCCGGGAGACCCTCGCGCCTAAAACGCTGGCTGAAGAGAGGTCAAAAAGAGAGCGAGAACGAAGAAGAAAAACCCCACCCCCCCGCGACTGCCCCACCCGGCGCTGAGACCGAACCTTACCCGGCCGATTCCCTCTTCCCCGGCGAGATCGAGATCGAATGGCCCCGGGAAGACCTGGAAGAGTCCAAACCCCCAACAGAGGTGACTCCCGTGGAGGGAGAGGCATCCCCCGAAGATCTCTCCATAGAGAGTTCCAACATCAGTATCGCGGACGAACCGCCCTCCGCCTCCCGCTCCGAATCGCTCAGCGACGATGACCTCATACGGATGCTTGGGTTTGAGGAGGGCGACCTCGGCCCTGCCCTGGACGAACTTGAACCCGCCGGAATCGGTCTCCAGGACGACCGCCCCGTAGAGTCGCTCATCGAGGACCTTATGAGCGACGATGGGATGGTTCGCCGGCGTGCCGTAGATGCGATCGCAGAGCGCGGAGCAGACGCTGTGGACCCACTCATCCACGCCCTTGCGCAAGCAGACAAAGCACGGCGGTGGTGCATCGCCGATGCCCTTGCCATGGTCGGCGAAGATGCAATCCCCGCGCTGATCGCCGCGCTCGGGGATGACGAAGCGCAGATCGGGGCTGCAACCACACTTGTGCGCATGGGCGGTCCCGCTGTGCCGCCCCTGATCCAGGCGCTTGCCGATGACGACGAGGAGGTGCGGTTCGGGGCCCGCTACGCCCTCCGTGAGATCGGCGACGAAGCGCTCCCATCCCTTATCGAGGCGCTCGACGCGCCTGAACGGCGCATCAGGAACACCGCTGCTGCCATCCTCCGCGACCTCGGCTGGACGCCGCCTGACACCGCCGCATCGATCCGCTGCCTCATCGCCGAGGAGGCATGGCTGGATCTTGCGGCTTACGGTGAGACCGCAATCGAACCCCTCATCCAGATCCTGAGATCCCGCGATAAAGGATTATGGTGGAACGCCGCCCGCACCCTCGGGGAGATCGGTGAGGCCGCGATCGCCCCCCTGATCGACCTGATGCAGCAGGCAGACGATGAGGTTCGGCCGCTCGCCGCCATGGCGATCGCAGAGATCGGGGCGGCAGGCATCGATCCGCTTATACGGATGCTCGAGAACCCGGACCTCCGCAGCACCGCGGCGGAGGCGCTGGTGCAGATCGGCGAACCTGCGGCTGAGGCCTGCATCCAGTCCCTGAACACAGCCGATGGAGAGACAGAATCTGTGCTCCGTGAGATCCTCTGCGCAATCGGTGATCCGGCAATCCCCGGCCTGATCCAGGCCCTCATCGCCGGGCCACAGCGGCTGCGTTCCCGCGTGGCCGATATCCTGGGCGAGATGGGCTGGGAACCCTGGAACGATACCGAGCGGGCATGCTACCTTATCTCACGGGAGGAGTGGACGGAGGTCGCCCTGATGGGCAGCGCAGCGGTCGAACCGCTGATCCGTGCACTCAACGATGATGACGGCCGCGTGCGCCGCGAGGCCGCGGCAACCCTCGGCGAGATCGGTGATCCGGCGGCGGTTGGACCGCTCGTGGCATCTCTTGCCGATAAGAGCGTTGCCCCGGCGGCGGCGGAAGCGCTGGCCGCCATAGGAGAGCCGGCCGCATCTCCGGTTCTTGCCCTGCTCAAGGAGGGCGGCAGCGAGACCGCGATGGAGAGTGCGGTAGAGGTGCTCGGCAGGCTCGGCGAACCGGCGGCCGTCCCGCACCTCATCGAGTTCCTCAGGAGAGGAAGTGACCGTCTTCATCGAAAAGCCATCGACGCCCTGGTCGGCATCGGCGAACCGGCGGTAGATGCCATCATCCCCCTCCTCGCCGAGGAGAGGGAGGCGCAGGCTGGCGCGATGGCCGCACTGGCCGGGATCGGCGGCCCCGCAATCCCGGCGCTGGTAAAAGCCCTCGAGAACGAGAACTCCGCGGTCAGGCTTGGAGCGGCAGGGGTTCTTGAGAGGCTCGGCTGGAAGCCTGCGGATCCGGAGGAGGAGATCGCCTGGCTGATCGCGCTGCAGCGGTGGCAGGAGGCCGCCGAGGCTGGCGGCACGGCAATCAACCACCTGGCAGCACGGCTTGGCGATCCGGATGCTGCGGTGCAGACCTCCGTGATGGAGGTCCTGGTCGAGATCGGGGCGCCTGCTGCCCCCCAGCTGGTCTCTCTGCTCGGTGAGGAGAGGCTCCGCGAACCGGCCGAAGATGCACTGGTTCGAATCGGCGGCTCAGCAGTGGATACGCTGATCGAAGCCCTGCACCGGCCGCAGATCCGCAGGACGGCCGCAGGAGTGCTTGTCCGGATCGGCGAGCCCGCCACGGGAGCGCTCATCCAGGCCCTTGCGGATCCTGATACCGGCGATACAGTTGCCGCGATCCTGGAGGCGATAGGCGAGCCCGCCATTGATGCGCTCATCGCAGCGCTCGGGCACGAGAACGCCTGCGTCAGGGAGCGGGCCCTCGGGGTTCTCGCCGCCCTTGGAGAGTCGGCCGCACCCGGACTCATAGGGGCGCTGGACCACCCCGGTGAGGTCATCCGGCTTGGGGCAATCGATGCCCTCACCCGCATCGGGAAGCCGATCACACCGCTTCTCACAGAATCCCTCAACGACGAGCGCTACATGGTCAGGCTGGGTGCTGCGGAGGTCCTCGACCGGGTCGGCTGGGAACCGGAGACCGAGGAGGAGACCATCCGCTACCTGATTGCAAAAGAACAGTGGGCTTCGGTCGCCGCGATCGGTGCCTCGGCTGTCGAACCCCTGATCGGGATGCTCAACGACGCCGACAGCGGCGTCCAGAGGGGTGCAGGTCATGCACTCGGTGTGATCGGGGCGCCGGCGGTCATGAGACTGATCCGGGAACTCCGGACCGAACAGGAAGCGGCGCAGAGAAAGGCGATAGAGGCTCTCAAGATGATCGGCGAACCGGCGGTCATGCCGCTCATCGAGGCGTTCCAGGACAGCGACTGGAGGATCCGGCTGGGAGCGGCGCGGGCTCTTGTCGGCATAGGGAGCCCGGCGGTTGAACCCCTCATCCGGGCGCTCCGCACCGCCCCGCTGCCGATCCGGCTGGGAGCGGCCGCAACGCTTGGAAAGATCGGAAACCCTGCGGCCATCGAACCCCTGATCGATGCGCTCCTCCTGGATGACCCGCGCCTCCTGCGCGTTGTTGTGCGGGCGCTGGGGCTGATGGGCGAACCTGCCGTTCTGCCTCTCCTCCGCGTCCTCTCGGAGGGGGACGAGGCGTCACGCAAGAGCGCCGTGGAGGCGCTGGTGATGATAGGGGAGCCTGCTGCACGCATCCTCCCCGCTGCACTCACCGATACGCATTTCCGCGTCAGGGCCGGTGTGGCCGATGCCCTGGATCGACTGGGCTGGTCGCCGGCAGGTGGGGAGGAGACGGTCGTCTACCTGATAGCAAAGGAACGCTGGGGCGATCTCGCCAGGATGGGGGCCGCCGCAGTCGAACCCCTGATCACCATCCTGGAAGACCGCGACGACAGCATCCGGCGGCGGGCGGCGATGACGCTCGGTGAGATCGGCGATCCGCGTGCGGTGCGGGGCCTCATAACCCTGCTCCACGACGATTACTACAGCGTCCGCCGGGAGGCTGCATCGGCGCTGATCGCCATCGGCGCCCCTGCGATGGAGGGGGTCATCGCGGCCCTGGAGGATGAGGACGGGGACGTCCGCAAACGTGCAGCGGATATCCTGGCCGAGATCGGCGATGGGCGGGCGATTGCACCGCTTGAAGCCCGCCTCGATGATGAGGACTGGTACGCCCGGAAGGCCGCTGAGGACGCACTGGCGAGGATCAGGGAACGCGGCGGGTGA
- a CDS encoding molybdenum cofactor biosynthesis protein MoaE: protein MISVTEEDFDINAVIEQVKRPDLGALVTFLGTVRADEGVEMMEVEAYREVAVRELETIRDEAFQRFPVAAVWIIHRVGRLRVGEKILLIVVGAGHRHEAFAACEYVLERIKQSVPIWKKEIGDGGERWVPGEASGGGA, encoded by the coding sequence ATGATCAGTGTGACAGAAGAGGATTTCGATATAAACGCCGTGATCGAGCAGGTTAAGAGACCGGATCTCGGTGCTCTCGTCACCTTCCTTGGCACCGTCAGGGCCGATGAAGGTGTGGAGATGATGGAGGTCGAGGCCTACCGGGAGGTCGCGGTGAGAGAACTTGAGACCATCAGGGATGAAGCGTTCCAGAGATTCCCGGTGGCGGCCGTATGGATCATCCACCGGGTTGGGCGACTCCGGGTCGGTGAGAAGATCCTCCTCATCGTCGTCGGCGCCGGCCACCGGCATGAGGCTTTTGCAGCCTGCGAGTACGTCCTCGAGAGGATCAAGCAGAGCGTGCCGATCTGGAAGAAGGAGATCGGCGATGGCGGTGAACGCTGGGTGCCCGGTGAAGCCTCTGGAGGCGGGGCATGA
- a CDS encoding YcaO-related McrA-glycine thioamidation protein, translating to MIRLQPCRKAYSKETQRAVPPEETLRLARERLPAAGITRVADITNLDRIGIPVFSSIRPTAEAGAISVYNGKGATPIEAEVSAMMEGIERYSAEIGDREVVMGRYSEVSAEYNALDPVDLILPDHVPADLVIPWVRGYDIVQQEEILIPAHAVFHPLPVKMGGLFRTNTNGLASGNTLEEAVFHALMEVVERDAWSLAEVTRDTGPRIEGIEDGLAADLLARFEAAGVEVTLKDITSDTGIPTVAAVADDLVLRDPTLLTIGMGSHTSTGIAVLRALTEVAQSRLTQIHGAREDTDTADVRKRIGYERTKRLNRHWFADSETVSSADLPSFDSDDFLTDIRHVIDRLRAVGLSRVIVVDLTRPEIGIPVVRVVVPGLEIYAMDQDRMGRRCRDARRRRISGSKL from the coding sequence ATGATCCGGCTCCAGCCCTGCAGGAAGGCCTACTCAAAGGAGACCCAGCGTGCGGTTCCGCCCGAAGAGACGCTGCGCCTGGCGCGGGAGAGGCTGCCTGCGGCCGGGATAACCAGGGTTGCGGACATAACGAACCTGGATCGGATCGGTATCCCGGTCTTCTCGAGCATCAGGCCGACCGCGGAGGCCGGGGCGATATCGGTCTACAACGGGAAGGGTGCCACCCCGATCGAGGCCGAGGTCTCGGCGATGATGGAGGGGATCGAACGCTACTCTGCAGAGATAGGCGACCGCGAGGTGGTCATGGGCCGCTACAGTGAGGTCTCGGCGGAGTATAACGCGCTCGATCCCGTCGACCTGATCCTCCCCGATCACGTCCCGGCCGATCTGGTGATCCCCTGGGTCAGGGGTTATGATATCGTGCAGCAGGAGGAGATCCTTATCCCGGCCCACGCGGTCTTCCATCCGCTGCCGGTGAAGATGGGCGGTCTCTTCCGGACGAACACCAACGGGCTTGCCTCGGGCAACACCCTTGAGGAGGCGGTCTTCCACGCCCTGATGGAGGTTGTTGAGCGCGACGCCTGGTCGCTCGCGGAGGTGACACGGGATACCGGGCCGCGGATCGAGGGGATCGAGGACGGGCTTGCCGCCGACCTGCTTGCAAGGTTCGAGGCCGCCGGGGTTGAGGTCACGCTCAAGGATATCACCAGCGATACGGGGATCCCCACGGTTGCAGCGGTTGCCGATGACCTCGTCCTCAGGGACCCGACGCTGCTCACGATCGGGATGGGGTCGCATACCAGCACCGGGATCGCGGTTCTCCGGGCGCTCACGGAGGTCGCACAGAGCCGGTTGACCCAGATCCACGGCGCCAGGGAGGATACCGATACAGCGGATGTGAGGAAACGGATCGGTTACGAACGGACGAAACGGCTGAACCGTCACTGGTTTGCGGATTCGGAGACTGTTTCGTCTGCTGACCTGCCGTCGTTTGACAGCGACGACTTCCTCACCGACATCCGGCACGTCATCGACCGGCTCAGGGCGGTGGGGCTGTCGCGGGTGATCGTGGTCGACCTCACCAGACCCGAGATCGGGATCCCGGTCGTCCGGGTTGTCGTGCCCGGCCTGGAGATCTACGCGATGGACCAGGACCGGATGGGCAGGAGGTGCCGTGATGCGAGGCGTCGTCGTATTTCTGGGTCCAAGTTGTGA
- a CDS encoding HesA/MoeB/ThiF family protein: MLTGRERERYSRQIALLGEEAQERLSKARLAIVGAGGLGCPVALYLAAAGVGEIRLIDGDLVDLTNLNRQVLHTESDIGRPKVESAAAKLRAQNPGIRVTAIQATLDEGNAAGHLAGVDLVIDAVDNFAVRYTLNRAAIRMGVPLIHGAVSGFDGQAMTIIPGRTACLECIFPAAPPGEEMIPVVGTTPGVIGLVQANEAIKYITGSGELLENRLLIWDGRAGTMTTLAVERQEDCSVCGDGR, translated from the coding sequence ATGCTTACCGGCCGGGAACGGGAGCGCTACAGCCGGCAGATAGCGCTCCTCGGGGAAGAGGCGCAGGAGCGGCTTTCAAAAGCCAGGCTCGCCATAGTCGGCGCCGGCGGGCTCGGCTGCCCGGTCGCGCTATACCTGGCCGCCGCCGGTGTGGGGGAGATCCGGCTGATCGATGGCGATCTCGTGGACCTGACCAACCTGAACAGGCAGGTGCTCCACACCGAGAGCGATATCGGCCGGCCGAAGGTCGAGTCGGCGGCGGCGAAACTCCGGGCGCAGAACCCGGGCATCAGGGTCACCGCGATCCAGGCCACCCTGGATGAGGGGAACGCCGCCGGCCATCTTGCCGGGGTCGATCTCGTCATCGATGCCGTCGACAACTTCGCTGTGCGCTACACCCTGAACCGGGCGGCGATCAGGATGGGTGTCCCGCTCATCCACGGCGCGGTCAGTGGGTTTGATGGCCAGGCAATGACTATCATCCCGGGAAGAACGGCCTGCCTGGAGTGCATATTCCCGGCGGCTCCACCCGGGGAGGAGATGATCCCGGTCGTCGGGACGACGCCGGGGGTCATCGGTCTTGTCCAGGCAAACGAGGCCATAAAGTACATCACCGGCAGCGGCGAACTCCTGGAGAACAGGCTCCTGATCTGGGACGGCCGGGCTGGGACGATGACAACCCTGGCCGTGGAGCGGCAGGAGGACTGCAGCGTCTGCGGGGACGGCAGGTGA
- a CDS encoding PAS domain-containing protein — protein MRSSIQAGILAASSLAVIAITIGCLANGITTVFPHIFYIPIVYAAYYYLRRGVAVSAGLGAIYLALVLILTPATAGIIVAALSRVAVFIAIAVIVATLAARLRAAVATGLEEEERLQELNREIHRREGWYRAIYEQSPIAIGVYDASGKLAHANPAALDLVGVRDLDSLIGFPLFEDPNLPEDQKKNLLEGRKTHYQAQFDFERVRSHNLYPTSRRGVIWLDRLITPIRDDGGSIIGYLVHAYETTARKQAEDALRESEEMFRNVTQSAYDAIVMVDSEGRVTFWNRAAVEMFGYSEDEVRGRPVHDLIAPPDVLNAAEEGVRNFALTGTGPVIGRPLERTARRRDGKEFPVELTISPLNIGGAWHAVAVIRDVSERKEAEAALRKAHRQLQILTGITRHDILNSITAADGYMELYKDADPAARETYLEKVHLAIHKIQRQIEFTRQYEAIGTLEPGWQNLETLIQGLEVPSSISFQTSGLKREIYADPMVKQVFENLLDNTLRHGGDGVSRITLTAEVSDGDLVVAWEDDGVGVSGEDKKRIFERGFGKHTGLGLFLSREILGLTGITITENGIPGSGARFVIRVPAGKWRDLE, from the coding sequence ATGCGGAGCAGCATCCAGGCCGGGATACTTGCAGCCTCAAGCCTTGCCGTGATCGCCATCACGATCGGCTGCCTGGCAAATGGTATCACCACCGTCTTTCCGCATATCTTCTACATTCCCATAGTCTACGCCGCCTACTACTACCTGCGGCGCGGGGTTGCCGTGTCCGCCGGGCTTGGAGCGATCTACCTGGCGCTTGTTCTCATCCTCACCCCGGCGACCGCCGGGATCATCGTTGCGGCTCTCAGCCGGGTGGCGGTCTTCATCGCCATTGCTGTGATCGTGGCCACCCTTGCCGCCCGCCTCCGGGCAGCGGTCGCCACCGGGCTGGAGGAGGAGGAGCGTCTCCAGGAGTTGAACAGGGAGATCCATAGGAGGGAAGGATGGTACCGGGCGATATACGAGCAGTCGCCGATCGCCATCGGGGTGTATGATGCCAGCGGGAAACTCGCTCATGCCAACCCCGCCGCCCTCGACCTGGTGGGCGTTAGGGATCTGGATTCGCTCATCGGGTTTCCCCTGTTTGAAGACCCGAATCTTCCAGAGGACCAGAAGAAAAACCTCCTTGAAGGGAGAAAAACCCACTACCAGGCCCAATTCGATTTCGAGAGGGTCAGGTCGCATAACCTCTATCCCACCTCACGCAGAGGGGTCATCTGGCTGGATCGCCTCATCACCCCCATAAGGGATGATGGCGGCTCGATCATAGGTTACCTCGTCCATGCCTACGAGACCACCGCACGCAAGCAGGCGGAAGACGCTCTTAGAGAGAGCGAGGAGATGTTCAGAAACGTCACCCAGTCGGCGTATGACGCCATAGTCATGGTCGACAGCGAGGGACGCGTGACTTTCTGGAACAGGGCGGCAGTGGAGATGTTTGGGTATTCGGAGGATGAGGTGCGCGGGAGACCGGTCCACGACCTCATCGCCCCGCCAGACGTTCTAAACGCAGCAGAAGAGGGGGTGCGCAACTTCGCCCTCACCGGCACCGGTCCTGTCATCGGCAGGCCGCTCGAGAGGACGGCTCGCAGAAGAGACGGAAAGGAGTTTCCCGTTGAACTCACCATCTCCCCCCTGAACATCGGCGGGGCATGGCACGCTGTGGCTGTCATCCGGGACGTCAGCGAGCGAAAAGAGGCGGAAGCAGCGCTCCGGAAGGCTCACCGACAGTTGCAGATCCTCACCGGGATCACCCGCCACGACATCCTGAACAGCATCACAGCGGCTGACGGTTATATGGAGTTGTACAAGGACGCCGACCCGGCCGCCCGGGAGACATACCTTGAGAAGGTTCATCTGGCAATCCACAAGATCCAGCGTCAGATCGAGTTCACCCGCCAGTACGAGGCCATCGGCACACTGGAACCGGGATGGCAGAACCTCGAAACCCTGATCCAGGGCCTGGAAGTGCCGTCATCGATCTCGTTCCAGACCTCCGGGCTCAAACGCGAGATCTACGCGGATCCCATGGTAAAGCAGGTCTTTGAGAACCTCCTTGACAACACCCTGAGGCACGGCGGCGACGGCGTCAGCAGGATCACCCTCACCGCCGAGGTCTCCGATGGCGACCTGGTGGTGGCCTGGGAAGACGATGGCGTGGGTGTTTCAGGGGAGGATAAGAAACGGATATTCGAACGCGGGTTTGGGAAGCACACGGGTTTGGGCCTCTTTCTCTCGCGCGAGATCCTGGGGCTGACCGGGATCACGATCACCGAGAACGGCATCCCCGGCAGCGGAGCAAGGTTCGTGATCCGCGTTCCCGCCGGGAAATGGCGGGACCTGGAGTAG